One window of Brachybacterium ginsengisoli genomic DNA carries:
- a CDS encoding M13 family metallopeptidase: protein MTTAPSARPSGLSLDQVDESVRIQDDLFGHVNGRWLSEHVMPADRSSDGAFHALRDLSEERVREIVEEAAADVTSRDPRAEQVPATDHDRVGALYRMFMDTDAIEAAGVGVLEDLLGTVAAAADLDQVVRVMAAPDSGASALLAYVWTDDMDSTNYQVKIHQGGLGLPDESYYREEHYAEIRTAYVEHLANLARLAALPGREGLVAGSAEDLAAAVMGFETRLAASHLDVVRLRDREKSYNPMDDAQRRELAPAFPWDAYIEGTGAPAKAFEVVSIGQPEFVTAAAELLAGEDLAVLRTWLSLHSVASYAPYGPAALVEEDFDFSGRTLSGAEELRDRWKRGVAFVEGVVGFAVGREYVSRHFPVSHKERMTELVDALMAAYRTSIESLEWMTPETRRKALAKLEKFIPKIGYPDQWRDYDGLEIVPGDLVASARASRRFEAAFEFAKVGGPIDETEWHMTPQTVNAYYNPGRNEIVFPAAILQPPFFDAEADDAVNFGGIGAVIGHEVGHGFDDQGSKYDGDGNLISWWTPEDREAFDTRAAQLITQYSTLSPRELDDSHRVNGALTIGENIGDLGGLSIAVKAYLASHDEEQVAAEIDGFTGLQRVFWSWATVWRGRNRVQEAIRRLAVDPHAPMEFRCNTVVGHLEEFHTAFGVVEGDAMYRAPEERVSIW, encoded by the coding sequence ATGACCACTGCCCCCTCCGCTCGCCCCTCCGGCCTCTCCCTCGACCAGGTCGACGAGTCCGTCCGGATCCAGGACGACCTCTTCGGGCACGTCAACGGCCGCTGGCTCAGCGAGCACGTGATGCCCGCTGACCGCTCGAGCGACGGTGCCTTCCACGCCCTGCGCGACCTCTCCGAGGAGCGGGTGCGGGAGATCGTCGAGGAGGCGGCGGCCGACGTCACCTCCCGCGACCCGCGCGCCGAGCAGGTCCCCGCCACGGACCATGACCGGGTGGGCGCCCTGTACCGCATGTTCATGGACACCGACGCGATCGAGGCCGCCGGGGTGGGCGTGCTCGAGGACCTGCTGGGCACCGTCGCCGCCGCCGCGGACCTCGATCAGGTGGTGCGGGTCATGGCCGCCCCGGACTCCGGCGCCTCCGCACTGCTGGCCTACGTCTGGACCGACGACATGGACTCGACGAACTACCAGGTCAAGATTCATCAGGGAGGCCTCGGCCTGCCGGACGAGTCCTACTACCGCGAGGAGCACTACGCCGAGATCCGCACGGCGTACGTCGAGCACCTCGCGAACCTCGCCCGCCTCGCCGCCCTCCCCGGACGCGAGGGCCTGGTCGCCGGGAGCGCCGAGGACCTCGCCGCCGCGGTGATGGGCTTCGAGACCCGCCTCGCCGCCTCCCACCTGGACGTGGTGCGCCTGCGGGACCGGGAGAAGTCCTACAACCCGATGGATGATGCGCAGCGCCGCGAGCTGGCGCCGGCCTTCCCCTGGGACGCCTACATCGAGGGCACCGGTGCGCCGGCGAAGGCCTTCGAGGTGGTCTCGATCGGCCAGCCCGAGTTCGTCACCGCCGCCGCGGAGCTGCTGGCCGGCGAGGACCTCGCCGTGCTGCGCACCTGGCTCTCCCTCCACTCCGTCGCCTCCTACGCCCCGTACGGCCCCGCCGCCCTGGTCGAGGAGGACTTCGACTTCTCCGGTCGGACCCTCTCGGGGGCAGAGGAGCTGCGCGACCGCTGGAAGCGCGGCGTCGCCTTCGTCGAGGGCGTGGTCGGCTTCGCCGTCGGCCGCGAGTACGTCTCCCGCCACTTCCCGGTCTCCCACAAGGAGCGCATGACCGAGCTGGTCGACGCACTGATGGCCGCCTACCGCACCTCCATCGAAAGCCTCGAGTGGATGACTCCCGAGACCCGTCGGAAGGCGCTCGCGAAGCTCGAGAAGTTCATCCCGAAGATCGGCTATCCCGATCAGTGGCGCGACTACGACGGGCTCGAGATCGTGCCCGGCGACCTGGTCGCCAGCGCTCGTGCCTCGCGCCGCTTCGAGGCCGCCTTCGAGTTCGCCAAGGTGGGCGGGCCGATCGACGAGACCGAATGGCACATGACCCCGCAGACGGTCAACGCCTACTACAACCCCGGCCGCAACGAGATCGTCTTCCCGGCGGCCATCCTGCAGCCGCCCTTCTTCGACGCGGAGGCCGACGACGCCGTGAACTTCGGCGGCATCGGTGCGGTCATCGGGCACGAGGTGGGCCACGGCTTCGACGACCAGGGCTCGAAGTACGACGGCGACGGCAACCTGATCTCCTGGTGGACGCCCGAGGACCGCGAGGCCTTCGACACCCGCGCCGCGCAGCTGATCACCCAGTACTCGACCCTCTCCCCCCGGGAGCTCGACGACTCCCACCGGGTCAACGGAGCCCTCACCATCGGTGAGAACATCGGCGACCTGGGCGGTCTGTCCATCGCCGTCAAGGCCTACCTGGCCAGCCACGACGAGGAGCAGGTCGCCGCCGAGATCGACGGCTTCACCGGCCTCCAGCGCGTGTTCTGGTCGTGGGCCACCGTGTGGCGCGGCCGGAACCGGGTCCAGGAGGCGATCCGTCGCCTGGCCGTGGATCCCCACGCCCCGATGGAGTTCCGCTGCAACACCGTGGTCGGCCACCTCGAGGAGTTCCACACCGCCTTCGGCGTGGTCGAGGGCGACGCGATGTACCGAGCCCCCGAGGAGCGGGTGAGCATCTGGTGA